Proteins encoded by one window of Streptomyces sp. LX-29:
- a CDS encoding DUF2637 domain-containing protein, producing MAEDRITQRTVTVVMAVIAALAFVFSFGNVWALALRLGIPRPIAPLIAPMVDLSVVGLLVALRYLSLRGVPAQHMKSATRLMHLSGLLTLALNIAEPLATEHYGRAAVDAVAPLLLLGWGAVGPQLLRHFHTVAQAAATAPEQPAPGPADAPAPATAPPTPAAPEPTAAPAPVPTTAPAPSPDLPAVVVPQPLMAAARAIANTHQAEHGEPITLAQLRARLGVALPLATAAHAQLTR from the coding sequence ATGGCTGAAGATCGGATCACTCAGCGCACGGTGACCGTGGTCATGGCCGTCATCGCCGCCCTGGCCTTCGTCTTCTCCTTCGGCAACGTCTGGGCCCTCGCCCTCCGCCTCGGCATCCCTCGCCCCATCGCACCGCTGATCGCGCCGATGGTCGACCTCTCCGTGGTCGGCCTCCTGGTCGCCCTGCGCTACCTGTCCCTGCGCGGCGTCCCCGCCCAGCACATGAAGTCCGCAACCCGGCTCATGCACCTGTCCGGCCTGCTCACCCTGGCACTCAACATCGCCGAACCCCTGGCCACCGAGCACTACGGCCGCGCCGCCGTCGACGCCGTCGCCCCGCTCCTCCTCCTGGGCTGGGGAGCCGTCGGCCCCCAACTCCTGCGCCACTTCCACACCGTGGCCCAAGCCGCCGCGACGGCGCCCGAGCAGCCGGCCCCGGGCCCGGCCGACGCGCCCGCCCCGGCCACGGCACCCCCGACTCCTGCGGCCCCGGAGCCCACCGCGGCACCCGCTCCGGTACCGACGACAGCACCGGCGCCCAGCCCCGACCTGCCGGCCGTCGTCGTACCCCAACCGCTGATGGCGGCAGCCCGCGCCATCGCCAATACCCACCAGGCCGAACACGGCGAACCCATCACCCTCGCCCAGCTCCGCGCTCGCCTCGGTGTCGCCCTCCCCCTGGCCACCGCCGCGCACGCCCAGCTCACCCGCTGA
- a CDS encoding replication initiator, whose product MNRPLDLRHVASLAVRDLVELAHLPDFDRVQDQIRQVRGCTRPVNLVGSTETRDAATNAVLRSYTTADEPTGRLLTACGNRRASRCPACSRLYAADTYHLIKAGLSGGKTVPDTVRTHPRVFATLTAPSFGPVHNRPTTATAKTRPCRCGGHHLADDPALGTPLDPTTYDYAGAVLWNAHAGALWARFTTYLRRELAAHLDMTQKELNASLRVSFAKVAEYQKRGLVHFHAVIRLDGPDGHSEPPPAWATTDALTHAITAAAERATLTVDSDATGERELRWGRQIDIREIEHLAAGELTDQKVAAYVAKYATKSAETSGTVDRTLRCPRCTGRGHITGPDGFHHACADCDGTGQAEPIADLPVRRHVRQMIRTAWALGHLPEFAHLNLWKWAHMLGFRGHFSTKSRAYSTTLGALRDIRRAWRTAQTHSEHEAPGAGGETTLALSHWRYLASGYSPGEELLAAQVRHDIAETRAEAERRKTEGDPWL is encoded by the coding sequence TTGAACCGCCCGCTGGACCTGCGCCACGTGGCGAGCCTGGCCGTCCGCGACCTGGTCGAGCTCGCCCACCTGCCCGACTTCGACCGCGTCCAGGACCAGATCCGCCAAGTCCGCGGCTGCACCCGTCCCGTCAACCTCGTCGGCTCCACCGAGACCCGCGACGCTGCGACCAATGCGGTCCTGCGCTCCTACACCACCGCCGATGAGCCCACTGGCCGCCTGCTCACCGCCTGCGGCAACCGCCGCGCCTCCCGCTGCCCGGCCTGCTCCCGGCTCTACGCCGCCGACACCTACCACCTGATCAAAGCCGGCCTCTCCGGCGGCAAGACCGTCCCCGACACCGTCCGCACCCACCCCCGCGTCTTCGCCACTCTCACGGCCCCCTCCTTCGGCCCAGTCCACAACCGCCCCACCACCGCCACGGCGAAGACCCGGCCCTGCCGCTGCGGCGGACACCACCTGGCCGACGACCCCGCCCTGGGGACCCCGCTCGACCCGACCACCTACGACTACGCCGGCGCCGTGCTCTGGAACGCCCACGCCGGAGCCCTGTGGGCCCGCTTCACCACCTACCTCCGCCGCGAACTCGCCGCACACCTGGACATGACTCAGAAGGAGCTCAACGCCTCCCTGCGCGTCTCCTTCGCGAAGGTCGCCGAGTACCAAAAGCGCGGCCTGGTCCACTTCCACGCCGTGATCCGCCTCGACGGCCCCGACGGCCACAGCGAACCCCCACCCGCCTGGGCCACCACCGACGCCCTCACCCACGCCATCACGGCAGCCGCCGAACGCGCGACGCTCACTGTCGACTCCGACGCCACCGGCGAACGCGAGCTGCGGTGGGGCCGGCAGATCGACATCCGAGAGATCGAGCACCTGGCCGCCGGTGAACTCACCGACCAGAAAGTCGCCGCCTACGTCGCCAAGTACGCCACCAAGAGCGCCGAGACCTCCGGCACCGTGGACCGGACCCTGCGCTGCCCCCGCTGCACCGGACGCGGCCACATCACCGGCCCCGACGGCTTCCACCACGCGTGCGCTGACTGCGACGGCACCGGACAGGCCGAACCCATCGCCGACCTCCCCGTGCGGCGCCACGTACGCCAGATGATCCGCACCGCCTGGGCCCTCGGCCACCTGCCCGAGTTCGCCCACCTCAACCTCTGGAAGTGGGCCCACATGCTCGGCTTCCGCGGTCACTTCTCCACCAAGTCCCGCGCCTACTCCACCACCCTCGGCGCCCTCCGCGACATCCGCCGCGCCTGGCGCACCGCCCAGACCCACTCCGAGCACGAGGCACCCGGAGCCGGCGGAGAGACCACCCTCGCCCTCTCCCACTGGCGGTACCTGGCCTCCGGCTACAGCCCCGGCGAAGAACTCCTGGCCGCCCAGGTCCGCCACGACATCGCCGAGACCCGCGCCGAAGCCGAACGACGCAAGACCGAAGGAGACCCCTGGCTGTGA
- a CDS encoding helix-turn-helix domain-containing protein, giving the protein MTPGLLNVDQVAAHLQVSRWTVYNLIRSRELASLTVGRCRRITESALHDYISRQTEREAS; this is encoded by the coding sequence GTGACCCCTGGGCTGCTCAACGTGGACCAGGTCGCCGCTCACCTCCAGGTGAGCCGCTGGACGGTCTACAACCTCATCCGCTCGCGAGAGCTGGCCTCCCTCACTGTCGGCCGCTGTCGCCGCATCACCGAATCCGCACTTCACGACTACATCTCACGACAGACCGAACGGGAGGCTTCCTAA
- a CDS encoding IS110 family transposase: MSRIWAGIDCGKTHHHCVAMDVDGKTLLSRRVANDEPELLKLMGDVLDLADGRELTWAMDMTGGEPGLLIAVLVNHLQELLYIPGRMVNRASDAYRGEGKTDARDARIIADQARMRRDLQIIRPDDETTIELRLHTSHRIDLVADRTRTINRLRGTLLSMFPALERALELTNAGPLVLLTGYQTPAALRRIGVSRLTTWLRNRKVRGAESLAKAAVEAAERQHTAVAGEKAIAKMVHTLAREVMALNEKIAEIDKLIEGRFREHELAEVILSMPGMGPKLGAEFLVAVGGSLAGFPTADRLAAFGGVAPAPHDSGKTSGNLRRPQRYHRRLQRVFYTSALVSSWSDPNSKRFYDRKRAEGKSHVQAVLALARRRVNVLWALIRDRRCYQVTPPVTLAA, encoded by the coding sequence ATGAGCCGGATATGGGCCGGGATCGACTGCGGCAAGACCCACCACCACTGCGTCGCCATGGACGTCGACGGCAAGACCCTGCTGTCGCGCCGGGTGGCCAACGACGAGCCCGAGCTCCTGAAGCTCATGGGCGACGTCCTCGACCTCGCCGACGGCCGCGAGCTGACCTGGGCGATGGACATGACCGGCGGCGAGCCGGGTCTGTTGATCGCTGTCCTGGTCAACCACCTGCAGGAGCTGCTCTACATCCCCGGCCGCATGGTCAACCGGGCCTCCGACGCCTACCGGGGAGAGGGCAAGACCGACGCCCGCGACGCCCGGATCATCGCCGACCAGGCACGCATGCGCCGCGACCTGCAGATCATCCGTCCCGACGACGAGACCACGATCGAGCTGCGGCTGCACACCAGCCACCGCATCGACCTGGTCGCCGACCGCACCCGCACCATCAACCGCCTGCGGGGCACCCTGCTGAGCATGTTCCCCGCGCTCGAACGCGCCCTGGAACTCACCAACGCAGGTCCCCTGGTCCTCCTCACCGGCTACCAGACCCCCGCCGCCCTGCGCCGCATCGGCGTCAGTCGGCTCACCACCTGGCTGCGCAACCGCAAGGTCCGCGGCGCCGAAAGCCTCGCCAAGGCCGCCGTCGAGGCCGCCGAGCGGCAGCACACCGCCGTGGCCGGCGAGAAGGCCATCGCGAAGATGGTGCACACCCTCGCCAGGGAGGTGATGGCCCTCAACGAGAAGATCGCCGAGATCGACAAACTCATCGAGGGCCGGTTTCGCGAGCACGAACTCGCCGAGGTGATCCTGAGCATGCCGGGCATGGGGCCCAAGCTCGGTGCCGAGTTCCTGGTCGCCGTCGGCGGCAGCCTGGCCGGCTTCCCCACCGCGGACCGCCTCGCGGCCTTCGGCGGCGTCGCTCCCGCCCCGCACGACTCCGGCAAGACCAGCGGAAACCTGCGGCGCCCGCAGCGCTACCACCGGCGCCTGCAACGCGTCTTCTACACCTCCGCGCTGGTCAGCTCCTGGAGCGATCCCAACTCCAAGCGGTTCTACGACCGCAAGAGAGCCGAGGGCAAGAGCCACGTCCAGGCCGTCCTCGCCCTCGCCCGCCGACGCGTCAACGTTCTGTGGGCCCTCATCCGTGACCGACGGTGCTACCAAGTCACACCGCCCGTCACGCTTGCCGCTTGA
- a CDS encoding site-specific integrase, with the protein MAKRNANGEGSIYQRKDGRWEGIAFALRTDGTYKRRSVYGKTRDEVHDKVTRLKADSQNGIPVATSKMDLGEYMTYWLANVARLKVRLSTYAAYESLVRNYITPGLGKKKLTRLTARDIRSFLVSTARKCQCCAQGKDKARPERKRRCCAVGQCCEQFPSDRTVRFLLVILRAALQHAVREDELPRNVARNVELSAGTKREIEPLTAKEGRQLLAVARGNRLWAAYELAVRIGLRRGEVLGLRWRDVDLHEGVVTIRQTIQRVGGELLIAAPKTQRSARRVALPDECVAALRARRAEQQGDKRAAGDKWKGDGSDLVFMTKNGTPIEPRNLNRSFTALCDRAKVRRVRFHDLRHTCASLLHERGADARTIMEVLGHSSIRVTMDIYTFVRLDSQRAAFDRVGDALRDGNEPDDDAGAGSVPAAV; encoded by the coding sequence ATGGCGAAGAGGAATGCCAACGGCGAAGGGTCCATCTACCAGCGCAAGGACGGCCGTTGGGAGGGCATCGCGTTCGCCCTCCGCACAGACGGGACGTACAAGCGGCGCAGCGTCTACGGCAAGACCCGAGACGAGGTGCACGACAAGGTGACCCGGCTCAAGGCCGACTCTCAGAACGGGATTCCTGTCGCCACCTCCAAGATGGATCTCGGCGAGTACATGACCTACTGGTTGGCGAATGTGGCGCGCCTCAAGGTCCGGCTGTCGACGTACGCCGCGTACGAGTCGCTGGTGCGGAACTACATCACGCCGGGGTTGGGCAAGAAGAAGCTGACCCGGCTCACAGCTCGCGACATACGGTCCTTCCTCGTTTCGACCGCCAGGAAGTGCCAGTGCTGCGCACAGGGCAAGGACAAGGCCCGTCCTGAGAGGAAGCGCCGCTGCTGCGCGGTCGGCCAGTGCTGCGAGCAGTTCCCGTCAGACCGCACCGTGAGGTTCCTGCTGGTGATCCTGCGGGCCGCGCTCCAGCACGCCGTCCGAGAGGACGAGCTGCCTCGCAACGTGGCCCGGAACGTGGAGCTGAGCGCCGGCACCAAGAGGGAGATCGAGCCACTGACCGCGAAGGAGGGGCGTCAGCTCCTGGCGGTGGCACGGGGCAACCGGCTGTGGGCGGCCTACGAGCTGGCCGTACGGATCGGCCTCCGCCGCGGGGAGGTCCTCGGCCTGCGCTGGCGTGACGTGGATCTGCACGAAGGCGTGGTCACCATCCGCCAGACGATCCAGCGCGTGGGCGGCGAACTGCTCATCGCGGCCCCGAAGACCCAGCGTTCGGCACGCCGGGTGGCCCTGCCCGACGAGTGCGTGGCGGCGCTCCGGGCCCGCCGTGCGGAGCAGCAGGGGGACAAGCGGGCGGCCGGCGACAAGTGGAAGGGGGACGGCAGCGACCTCGTCTTCATGACGAAGAACGGCACCCCCATCGAGCCGCGCAACCTGAACCGGTCCTTCACGGCGCTCTGCGACCGGGCCAAGGTGCGCCGCGTCCGCTTCCACGACCTACGCCACACCTGCGCCTCGCTCCTCCACGAGCGCGGAGCCGACGCACGAACGATCATGGAAGTCCTCGGACACAGCTCCATACGCGTGACGATGGACATCTACACCTTCGTCCGACTGGACTCGCAACGCGCCGCCTTCGACCGCGTCGGCGACGCCCTGCGTGACGGCAACGAGCCAGACGACGATGCCGGCGCGGGCAGTGTCCCGGCCGCCGTCTGA
- a CDS encoding SSI family serine proteinase inhibitor has protein sequence MSTSTPLPLLLRRAAVATAAAAAALTSVPATAVAAPLPLPLPEREQRAVPEDSVTGGPVHDPAGRPGDGAGTGDAEEPRDPEQHLTVTVHGAGLGTDGMYDLTCHPTGGDHPKAKAACETLDGQTRWGRDLFAPVSPGSNCTLQYGGPATAHVTGVWAGRPVDAHFNREDGCEIARWNKFVPLLPKIGS, from the coding sequence ATGAGCACGTCCACGCCGCTGCCGCTACTGCTGCGCCGGGCCGCCGTCGCCACCGCAGCGGCCGCCGCCGCCCTGACCAGCGTCCCGGCGACGGCCGTCGCGGCACCGCTGCCGCTGCCGCTCCCCGAGCGGGAGCAGCGCGCCGTGCCCGAGGACTCGGTGACGGGCGGGCCGGTGCACGACCCCGCCGGCCGGCCGGGCGACGGGGCGGGGACCGGCGACGCCGAGGAGCCGCGCGACCCGGAGCAGCACCTCACCGTCACCGTCCACGGCGCGGGGCTCGGCACGGACGGGATGTACGACTTGACCTGCCACCCCACCGGCGGCGACCACCCCAAGGCGAAGGCGGCGTGCGAGACGCTGGACGGGCAGACCCGGTGGGGTCGTGACCTGTTCGCCCCCGTTTCGCCCGGCTCGAACTGCACCCTGCAGTACGGCGGGCCGGCCACCGCACACGTCACCGGGGTCTGGGCCGGCCGCCCCGTAGACGCGCACTTCAACCGCGAGGACGGCTGCGAGATTGCCCGCTGGAACAAGTTCGTGCCCCTGTTGCCGAAGATCGGCTCGTGA